From a region of the Alnus glutinosa chromosome 1, dhAlnGlut1.1, whole genome shotgun sequence genome:
- the LOC133865875 gene encoding IN2-2 protein-like, producing MEVVRVGRIKLGSQGLEVSTQGLGCMGMSGVYGPPKPELDMITLIHHAVHSGVTFLDTSDSYGPFANEILLGKALKGGVKERVQLSTKFGFSFASGKREIRGDPAYVRAACETSLVRLHLDCIDLYYQHRVDTRLPIEVTIGELKKLVEEGKIKYIGLSEASASTIRRAHAVHPITAVQLEWSLWSRDVEEEIIP from the exons atggaGGTTGTAAGAGTGGGGAGGATAAAGCTGGGTTCACAGGGACTGGAGGTGTCGACACAGGGCCTGGGCTGCATGGGCATGTCTGGCGTCTATGGCCCTCCCAAGCCCGAACTAGACATGATCACTCTTATCCACCACGCCGTCCACTCCGGCGTCACCTTCCTTGACACTTCCGACAGCTACGGCCCCTTTGCCAACGAAATCCTTCTCGGAAAG GCTTTGAAGGGAGGGGTGAAAGAGAGGGTGCAATTGTCAACCAAGTTCGGATTTAGCTTTGCGAGTGGGAAGAGGGAGATCCGTGGCGATCCAGCGTATGTGAGAGCTGCCTGTGAGACCAGCTTGGTGCGCCTCCACTTGGATTGCATCGATCTCTACTACCAGCACCGCGTCGACACCCGCCTTCCCATCGAAGTCACG ATTGGGGAACTGAAGAAACTAGTCGAAGAAGGCAAAATAAAGTACATAGGCCTGTCCGAGGCCTCTGCTTCGACCATCAGAAGAGCGCATGCGGTTCATCCAATAACAGCTGTGCAGCTCGAGTGGTCTTTGTGGTCTAGAGATGTGGAGGAGGAAATtattcct